A stretch of the [Limnothrix rosea] IAM M-220 genome encodes the following:
- a CDS encoding type II secretion system F family protein has product MAVYTAQVVDRNGQKVKQKIEANSAEQARTMLEAQYADVGKVTKPGEIDLSFLEEALSKVTVKDKAVFSRQFAVMINAGVAIVRCLSILGENHSNYKMRKALGQIKLEVQQGISLSDAMRPHEECFDTLYVSMVEAGEIGGVLDEVLNRLAKVLEDMAKLENQIKSAMTYPLAVAFLAIAVFFGMTVFLIPVFADIFASIGTELPGLTLVMMAISQFLRTGEGLIPMPFGNVILMFIGANILFFAIRQYYKTPAGHWQIDAMLLKLPLIGDLLQKNAVARFCRIFGTLTRSGVPILSSFDIVGATAGNVVIANSINKAKAEIQEGGMLSVALDKDKVFPILSIQMMTIGEETGELDSMMMKVADFYEDEVEQTVKALTSILEPVMMVVIAGMVGVILLSMYLPMFKVFETLG; this is encoded by the coding sequence ATGGCTGTATATACTGCTCAGGTTGTCGACCGTAACGGTCAGAAAGTCAAACAAAAAATAGAAGCAAACTCTGCCGAGCAAGCCCGCACCATGCTGGAAGCCCAGTATGCAGACGTGGGCAAAGTCACGAAACCGGGGGAGATTGATCTATCTTTTCTAGAAGAAGCACTCTCTAAGGTGACAGTCAAAGACAAAGCTGTTTTTTCGCGGCAGTTTGCAGTGATGATTAATGCAGGGGTGGCGATCGTCCGTTGCCTCAGCATTTTGGGGGAAAACCACAGTAACTACAAAATGCGTAAAGCATTGGGGCAAATTAAGCTCGAAGTGCAGCAGGGGATCAGCCTCTCCGATGCCATGCGTCCCCATGAAGAATGCTTCGACACCCTCTATGTGAGCATGGTAGAAGCCGGAGAAATTGGTGGTGTTCTCGATGAAGTACTTAATCGCCTCGCCAAAGTTTTAGAAGACATGGCGAAACTGGAAAACCAAATTAAGTCAGCAATGACCTATCCCTTGGCAGTGGCCTTTTTAGCCATAGCAGTCTTCTTTGGGATGACGGTCTTTCTCATTCCTGTTTTTGCAGATATTTTCGCTAGTATCGGTACTGAGCTTCCTGGATTAACCCTCGTGATGATGGCGATTAGTCAGTTTCTCAGAACGGGTGAGGGCTTAATTCCAATGCCCTTCGGCAATGTCATCCTGATGTTTATTGGTGCCAATATTCTTTTCTTTGCCATCCGTCAGTATTACAAAACCCCGGCAGGTCATTGGCAAATCGATGCCATGCTATTAAAGCTACCCCTCATTGGCGATTTGCTACAAAAAAATGCTGTTGCGCGTTTCTGTCGTATTTTTGGTACTTTGACGCGTTCTGGTGTCCCTATTTTAAGTTCGTTTGATATTGTTGGCGCGACTGCTGGCAATGTCGTCATTGCTAATTCTATTAATAAGGCCAAGGCAGAGATTCAAGAAGGTGGAATGCTGAGTGTCGCTCTGGACAAGGATAAGGTTTTTCCTATTTTGTCGATTCAAATGATGACGATCGGCGAAGAGACGGGGGAACTTGACAGCATGATGATGAAAGTTGCTGATTTTTATGAAGATGAGGTGGAGCAAACGGTTAAGGCTCTAACAAGTATTCTTGAACCTGTCATGATGGTTGTGATTGCGGGGATGGTTGGTGTGATTTTGCTATCGATGTATTTGCCAATGTTTAAGGTTTTTGAAACGTTAGGCTAG